A portion of the Rhinopithecus roxellana isolate Shanxi Qingling chromosome 19, ASM756505v1, whole genome shotgun sequence genome contains these proteins:
- the LOC104677246 gene encoding LOW QUALITY PROTEIN: olfactory receptor 1D2 (The sequence of the model RefSeq protein was modified relative to this genomic sequence to represent the inferred CDS: substituted 1 base at 1 genomic stop codon), with translation MLQTVGEMEGGNQTEGSEFLLLGMSESPEQQRILFWMFLCMYLVTVVGNVLIILAISSDSRLHIPMYFFLDNLSFSDLFFVTNTIPKMLVNLQSQNKAITYAGCLTQLYFLVSLVALDNLILAVMAYDRYVAICHPLHYVTAMSPGLCVLLLSLGWEFSVLYGLLHTFLMTRVTFCGSXKIHYLFCEMYVLLRLACSNIHINHTVLVATGCFIFLIPLGFMITSCARIVRAILRIPSATGKYKAFSTCASHLAVVSLFYGTLGMVYLQPLQTYSMKDSVATVMYAVVTPMMNPFIYSLRNKDMHGALGRLLQGKAFWKLT, from the coding sequence ATGTTGCAGACAGTTGGGGAAATGGAGGGAGGCAACCAGACTGAAGGTTCAGAGTTCCTTCTCCTGGGGATGTCAGAGAGTCCTGAGCAGCAGCGGATCCTGTTTTGGATGTTCCTGTGCATGTACCTAGTCACGGTGGTGGGAAATGTGCTCATCATCCTGGCCATCAGCTCTGATTCCCGCCTGCACATCCCCATGTACTTCTTCCTGGACAACCTCTCCTTCAGTGACCTCTTCTTTGTCACCAACACAATCCCCAAGATGCTGGTGAACCTCCAGTCCCAGAACAAAGCCATCACCTACGCAGGGTGTCTGACACAGCTCTACTTCCTGGTCTCCTTGGTGGCCCTGGACAACCTCATCCTGGCCGTCATGGCGTATGACCGCTATGTGGCCATCTGCCACCCCCTCCACTATGTCACAGCCATGAGCCCTGGACTCTGTGTCTTGCTCCTCTCCTTGGGTTGGGAGTTCTCTGTCCTCTATGGCCTCCTCCATACCTTCCTCATGACCAGGGTGACCTTCTGTGGGTCCTGAAAGATCCACTACCTCTTCTGTGAGATGTACGTCCTGCTGAGGCTGGCATGTTCCAACATCCACATCAACCACACCGTATTGGTTGCCACGGGCTGCTTCATCTTCCTCATCCCCTTAGGTTTCATGATCACGTCCTGCGCCCGCATTGTCAGAGCCATCCTCCGAATACCCTCAGCCACTGGGAAGTACAAAGCCTTCTCCACCTGTGCCTCCCATTTGGCTGTGGTCTCCCTTTTCTATGGGACTCTGGGTATGGTATACCTGCAGCCCCTCCAAACCTACTCCATGAAGGACTCAGTAGCCACAGTGATGTATGCGGTGGTGACACCCATGATGAACCCCTTCATCTACAGCCTGAGGAACAAGGACATGCATGGGGCTCTGGGAAGACTTCTCCAAGGAAAAGCCTTCTGGAAGTTGACATGA